The Corynebacterium comes genome window below encodes:
- a CDS encoding universal stress protein, translating to MATPIYAATEAPARILVAWRPGSPGTEAIELAAWLSRTIDVRIRVVSTFLRPWPSSSLGRLGGKYHKWFQKEVEACESAVKRALADAGVDKSYWDEQISVFLDGPSEAVLISEAADDFDAHLVILGSGAAAPKGRFLAGSTADALLHSSPKPLGLVPRAVKLAKRGVNRVNYAFLESDIDENDPSLHFAARLADSWGVDLRVLAFSPSGLADQPFHDKFDFSRELIDEWREHSLAVLDRSHDVIADLYPDLAVESEIGSGKGWSGAIDALKWRKGDLLILGSTPPGPLERVFVGSTATDFLRHVQVPVLIHPAHR from the coding sequence ATGGCAACCCCCATTTACGCTGCCACTGAGGCACCCGCCCGCATCCTGGTCGCCTGGCGACCCGGTTCCCCAGGTACCGAGGCCATCGAACTCGCGGCCTGGCTCAGCCGCACCATTGACGTCCGGATCCGCGTCGTGTCCACCTTCCTCCGACCGTGGCCCTCATCCTCCCTCGGCCGTCTCGGCGGCAAATACCACAAGTGGTTCCAGAAGGAAGTGGAGGCCTGCGAGTCGGCGGTGAAGCGGGCGCTGGCCGACGCGGGCGTCGACAAGTCCTACTGGGACGAGCAGATCTCCGTCTTCCTCGACGGCCCTTCGGAGGCTGTGCTGATCAGCGAGGCGGCCGATGATTTCGACGCCCACCTGGTCATCCTCGGTTCCGGCGCCGCCGCCCCGAAGGGTCGTTTCCTCGCCGGCTCCACCGCAGATGCCCTTCTGCACTCCTCCCCCAAACCGCTCGGCCTCGTCCCCCGAGCAGTCAAGCTGGCCAAGCGGGGGGTCAACCGTGTGAACTACGCCTTCCTCGAGAGTGACATCGACGAGAACGACCCCTCCCTCCACTTCGCCGCCCGCCTCGCCGACAGCTGGGGCGTGGACCTGCGCGTCCTCGCCTTCTCCCCCTCCGGCCTGGCGGACCAGCCCTTCCACGACAAGTTCGACTTCAGCCGCGAACTCATCGACGAATGGCGCGAACACTCCCTGGCCGTCCTCGACCGTTCTCATGACGTCATCGCTGACCTCTACCCTGATCTGGCCGTCGAGTCGGAGATCGGCTCAGGCAAGGGGTGGTCCGGAGCGATCGACGCCCTGAAGTGGAGGAAGGGTGATCTGCTGATCCTGGGCTCCACCCCACCCGGCCCGCTGGAGCGGGTCTTCGTGGGCTCCACAGCCACTGATTTCCTCCGCCACGTCCAGGTCCCCGTCCTGATCCACCCGGCCCACCGTTAA
- a CDS encoding potassium channel family protein produces MTVALTMAGFLVVALGLWDMFRSLLRPEGQGTLSGLVFSGVWEASKVIGHRFGSAVGPASMLIVILLWVLLQGIGWTLIYLPYTPEGFSYSSGIDPAKYPALAEAFYISLVTLSTLGFGDIVPADPWVRLVLPLEALTGFALLTAALTWFSQVHPPLSRRRALAMELKGMNDAGYARAIPGMEPSEVARVLDNVTGQVRHVCIDFFHYSETYYFQEGNDPVSLARQLPYVLELRDAARASQAPELRMSARRLSGAMEELSAELARNFVSGSREDPASTFAAYAADHDAANRP; encoded by the coding sequence ATGACGGTTGCGCTGACGATGGCCGGCTTTCTGGTGGTGGCGCTGGGGCTGTGGGACATGTTCCGCAGTCTCCTGCGCCCCGAGGGGCAGGGGACCCTGAGCGGGCTGGTGTTCTCGGGGGTGTGGGAGGCCTCCAAGGTGATCGGGCACCGGTTCGGCTCCGCCGTTGGTCCGGCGAGCATGCTCATCGTCATCCTGCTGTGGGTACTGCTGCAGGGGATCGGTTGGACGCTGATCTACCTTCCGTACACCCCCGAGGGTTTCTCATACTCATCCGGAATTGATCCGGCGAAGTACCCGGCCCTCGCCGAGGCCTTCTACATCTCCCTGGTGACTCTGTCGACCCTGGGATTCGGCGACATCGTGCCGGCGGATCCCTGGGTCCGGTTGGTGCTCCCCTTAGAGGCGCTGACCGGTTTCGCACTGCTCACCGCAGCCCTGACCTGGTTCAGCCAGGTGCATCCGCCGCTGTCGCGTCGACGCGCTCTGGCCATGGAACTGAAGGGGATGAACGACGCGGGATATGCCCGGGCCATCCCGGGCATGGAGCCGTCCGAGGTGGCCCGCGTCCTGGATAACGTGACCGGCCAGGTGCGGCATGTGTGCATAGATTTCTTCCACTACTCGGAGACCTACTACTTCCAGGAGGGAAACGACCCCGTCTCCCTGGCCCGCCAGCTGCCCTACGTTCTCGAGCTCAGGGATGCGGCGCGGGCCTCGCAGGCGCCGGAGCTGCGGATGAGCGCCCGGCGTCTGTCGGGAGCCATGGAAGAACTGAGCGCCGAACTCGCGCGTAATTTCGTCAGCGGCTCCAGGGAGGACCCGGCGAGCACCTTCGCCGCCTATGCCGCCGACCACGATGCGGCCAACCGCCCCTGA
- a CDS encoding inositol-3-phosphate synthase: MSKVRVAIVGVGNCAASLVQGVEFYKDTPDDKKVPGLMHVKFGDYHVKDVEFVAAFDVDAAKVGTDLADAIDASMNCTIKIADVPATGLTVQRGPTLDGLGKHYMETIEESTEAPVDVVQALRDAEVDVVVSYLPVGSEQADKFYAQAAIDAGCAFVNALPVFIASDPVWAQKFIDAGLPIVGDDIKSQVGATITHRVMAKLFEDRGVRLERTMQLNVGGNMDFKNMLDRDRLESKKISKTQAVTSNLHEGPLAGKVSDRNVHIGPSDYVEWLDDRKWAYVRLEGTAFGDVPLNLEYKLEVWDSPNSAGIIIDAVRAAKIALDRKIAGPVLPASAYLMKSPPVQMGDDDARAQLEAFIIGAGD, translated from the coding sequence ATGAGCAAGGTTCGCGTGGCGATTGTCGGCGTCGGTAACTGTGCCGCATCGCTGGTCCAGGGCGTCGAGTTTTACAAGGACACCCCCGACGATAAAAAGGTACCGGGCCTGATGCACGTCAAGTTCGGCGACTACCACGTCAAGGACGTGGAGTTCGTCGCGGCTTTCGACGTCGATGCAGCCAAGGTGGGCACTGATCTCGCCGACGCCATCGACGCGTCGATGAACTGCACCATCAAGATCGCCGACGTCCCGGCGACCGGCCTCACCGTCCAGCGTGGTCCGACCCTGGACGGCCTGGGCAAGCACTACATGGAGACCATCGAGGAGTCGACCGAAGCGCCGGTCGACGTAGTGCAGGCGCTCCGCGACGCCGAGGTTGACGTCGTCGTCTCCTACCTCCCCGTCGGCTCGGAGCAGGCGGACAAGTTCTACGCACAGGCTGCCATCGACGCGGGCTGCGCCTTCGTCAACGCCCTGCCGGTGTTCATCGCCTCCGACCCGGTCTGGGCACAGAAGTTCATCGACGCCGGCCTGCCGATCGTCGGCGACGACATCAAGTCCCAGGTCGGTGCCACCATCACCCACCGCGTCATGGCGAAGCTCTTCGAGGACCGCGGCGTCCGCCTCGAGCGCACCATGCAGCTGAACGTGGGCGGCAACATGGACTTCAAGAACATGCTCGACCGTGATCGTCTGGAGTCCAAGAAGATCTCCAAGACCCAGGCCGTCACCTCGAACCTGCACGAGGGTCCGCTGGCCGGCAAGGTCTCAGACCGCAACGTCCACATCGGCCCCTCCGACTACGTCGAGTGGCTCGACGACCGCAAGTGGGCCTACGTCCGCCTCGAGGGCACCGCTTTCGGCGATGTGCCGCTGAACCTCGAGTACAAGCTCGAGGTGTGGGACTCCCCCAACTCCGCCGGCATCATCATCGACGCCGTCCGCGCAGCGAAGATCGCCCTCGACCGCAAGATCGCGGGCCCGGTGCTCCCGGCCTCCGCCTACCTGATGAAGTCCCCGCCGGTCCAGATGGGCGACGATGATGCCCGGGCTCAGCTTGAGGCGTTCATCATCGGCGCCGGGGACTAA
- a CDS encoding MarR family winged helix-turn-helix transcriptional regulator, giving the protein MTSSTPADIAARIRPAMTKLYVMYFRIAEQSDLTGPQLSIMARLQAQGPSRISQIAREEGIRMPTASNALHQLEQRELVERIRDEQDRRGVRVKITRLGESELERVGEERTKYLAEMIGTLGEEDLARASELADIINKLADSYGSDLIDTNTG; this is encoded by the coding sequence ATGACATCATCGACCCCGGCGGACATCGCCGCCCGGATCCGCCCGGCAATGACGAAGCTGTACGTCATGTACTTCCGCATTGCCGAGCAGTCCGACCTGACCGGCCCGCAGTTGTCGATCATGGCACGGCTCCAGGCGCAGGGTCCCTCGCGGATCAGTCAGATCGCCCGCGAAGAAGGCATCCGTATGCCCACCGCCTCCAACGCACTCCACCAGCTGGAGCAGCGGGAGCTGGTGGAGCGGATCCGTGATGAGCAGGACCGCCGCGGCGTGCGCGTGAAGATCACCCGGCTCGGCGAGAGCGAACTCGAGCGCGTCGGCGAGGAGCGCACGAAGTACCTCGCCGAGATGATCGGCACTCTCGGTGAAGAAGATCTGGCCCGCGCCAGCGAGCTGGCGGACATCATCAACAAACTCGCCGACAGCTACGGTTCGGACCTGATTGACACGAACACCGGGTAA
- a CDS encoding glycosyltransferase family 87 protein encodes MQTSHLPERISPAATEPVAAGVISFLGGPVGRFAAVGRQRWWTPLRVIVSVALVFLSFGFLSKARCLEGTRGEDGLISLDWSGNRHYVAACYNDITPLYAGRGLDRGGFPYAFSWVEGDLTRYLEYPVLAGVFQWFMAGLSRLTYPLVELTPLIIPAASWYFALTALAMSGMWVFTIRLVAELAGNRIWDTVLVAASPLVIVHAFTNWDIPSVMFVVGALHAVSRGRPGLAGVLIGLGTAFKLWPLYLLGAYLVLAVRDRRPVPFLTMLVTSALTWLAVNVPVMVMYPVAWSEFLRLNSERGFEWTTIYAIISRNTFLPDLPVPVLNTVSFALFAAACLAIAVLGLRASRRPRVAELFFLIIVAFLLFNKVWSPQYSLWLIVPAVLALPRWRLLLTWMFVDALVWPILMWHMLGTDDNGIPAELLDAVLIARLVILVTMTVLVVRQMLGHEVDEVAAAHQGRDPLALPDPAPGRP; translated from the coding sequence ATGCAGACCAGTCACCTCCCTGAGCGGATCTCCCCGGCGGCAACCGAACCGGTCGCCGCCGGAGTCATCTCCTTCCTCGGTGGCCCTGTCGGACGGTTCGCCGCGGTGGGACGTCAGCGATGGTGGACTCCGTTGCGGGTGATCGTTTCGGTGGCCCTGGTCTTCCTGTCCTTCGGCTTCCTGTCCAAGGCCCGCTGCCTCGAGGGGACACGCGGCGAGGACGGCCTCATCTCGTTGGACTGGTCCGGGAACCGTCATTACGTCGCCGCCTGCTACAACGACATCACCCCGCTCTACGCCGGTCGTGGCCTGGACAGGGGTGGCTTCCCCTACGCCTTCTCCTGGGTGGAGGGTGACCTCACTCGCTACCTCGAGTACCCGGTACTGGCGGGTGTGTTCCAGTGGTTCATGGCGGGACTGTCACGTCTGACGTACCCGCTGGTCGAGCTGACTCCGCTGATCATCCCGGCGGCCTCCTGGTACTTCGCCCTCACTGCTCTGGCGATGTCGGGTATGTGGGTGTTCACCATCCGGCTCGTGGCCGAGCTCGCGGGCAACCGCATCTGGGACACCGTTCTCGTCGCAGCCTCTCCGCTGGTCATCGTCCACGCATTCACCAACTGGGACATCCCGTCGGTCATGTTCGTGGTCGGCGCGCTCCACGCCGTCAGCCGCGGCCGGCCGGGTCTGGCGGGCGTGCTCATCGGCCTGGGTACCGCGTTCAAGTTGTGGCCGCTCTATCTCCTGGGCGCCTACCTCGTGCTCGCCGTCCGGGATCGTCGACCGGTTCCTTTTCTGACCATGCTCGTCACCTCCGCGTTGACCTGGCTGGCAGTCAATGTGCCCGTGATGGTCATGTATCCGGTGGCGTGGAGCGAGTTCCTCCGACTCAACAGTGAACGTGGCTTCGAGTGGACCACGATCTACGCGATCATCTCCCGCAACACTTTCCTGCCCGATCTGCCGGTGCCGGTCCTCAACACCGTCTCCTTCGCGCTGTTCGCCGCTGCCTGCCTGGCCATTGCGGTCCTGGGGCTGCGTGCCTCCCGACGCCCCCGTGTCGCCGAACTGTTCTTCCTCATCATCGTGGCCTTCCTGCTCTTCAACAAGGTGTGGTCCCCGCAGTACTCGCTGTGGCTGATCGTCCCCGCCGTGCTGGCGCTGCCCCGATGGCGGCTCCTGCTCACCTGGATGTTCGTCGACGCCCTGGTGTGGCCGATTCTCATGTGGCACATGCTCGGAACCGATGACAACGGTATCCCCGCCGAGCTTCTCGACGCCGTCCTGATCGCCCGCCTGGTCATCCTCGTGACGATGACGGTGCTCGTCGTCCGCCAGATGCTGGGCCACGAGGTGGATGAGGTCGCAGCCGCCCACCAGGGCAGGGACCCACTGGCGTTACCCGATCCCGCCCCGGGTCGACCATGA
- a CDS encoding transglycosylase domain-containing protein → MTEKKNNSQRGSTRAGRASDGNGKRDIRQRPVLLAVLGGLLALILIPLGVFLVAYSTVDVPEPGELTSAQVSSIYASDSSTELARVVPPEGNRRQVSLEEVPESLQNAVLAAEDREFWTNQGFSFTGFGRAVLGQVTGNTSAGGGSTITQQYVKNALVGDDHSYVRKARELVYSVKMTNQWSKEEILSAYLNTVYLGRNAYGVEAASHAYFNKPVTDLNVEQSAMLAATIQLPSQLDPWANPQGAETRWNYVLDGLVDMEVLAAQDRTGMVYPETRDPAEYSAYTEATGTNGMIKNHVINELKTIGITEQEVTTRGLRITTTIDPTAQAATVDAVQTNLAQLQDDAAAAAVSVEPGTGAVRAYYGGEDAAGWDYGNAALQTGSTFKIFGLAAALQQGIPLTAAYDSSPVTLPGNIVVNNWDGGSAGYTTLSEALKNSYNTSFIRLQDDLNNTTQDTADMAHALGIAESLPGVPQTLTENGAQPYEGIILGQYQSRPLDMATALATVANRGVWHQTHFVERVETGDGELLYEHESGEGERRIAEVVADNLLYAMQPIAAYSNGNTLAGGRPSAAKTGTAQLGDTGLNKDAWMVGTTPQLSTAVWVGTADNTSAIFNEWGGNMFGSGSPARIWKAAMDGAHQDKEIREFTTPAPITFGSGVPSGGNGLRYVPAPAPAPAPARVPAPAPAPAPAPAPVQPEVEEAPLVESPPPAESIPAPQVPAPTGGEIEILPGLTLELPN, encoded by the coding sequence TTGACTGAGAAGAAGAACAACTCACAACGCGGATCGACGCGGGCTGGGCGCGCGTCGGACGGGAACGGGAAGCGGGACATCAGGCAGCGGCCGGTTCTGCTCGCCGTACTCGGCGGCCTGCTCGCGCTGATCCTCATCCCCCTGGGCGTGTTCCTGGTGGCGTACTCCACGGTCGACGTCCCGGAACCGGGGGAGTTGACCTCCGCGCAGGTGTCCTCCATCTATGCGTCGGACTCGTCCACCGAGCTCGCCCGCGTCGTCCCGCCGGAGGGCAACCGTCGGCAGGTGTCACTGGAGGAAGTGCCGGAGTCGCTGCAGAATGCCGTGCTCGCCGCTGAGGACCGGGAGTTCTGGACCAACCAGGGCTTCTCCTTCACCGGCTTCGGCCGCGCCGTGCTCGGTCAGGTCACCGGAAACACCTCCGCCGGCGGCGGTTCGACGATCACCCAGCAGTACGTGAAGAACGCCCTCGTCGGCGACGATCACTCCTACGTGCGCAAGGCGCGCGAGCTGGTCTACTCCGTGAAGATGACCAACCAGTGGTCCAAGGAGGAGATCCTCTCCGCCTACCTCAACACCGTCTATCTGGGCCGTAACGCCTACGGCGTGGAGGCCGCCTCGCATGCGTACTTCAACAAGCCGGTCACGGATCTGAACGTCGAACAGAGCGCGATGCTTGCCGCCACCATCCAGCTGCCCAGCCAGCTGGATCCGTGGGCCAACCCGCAGGGCGCCGAAACCCGCTGGAACTACGTCCTCGACGGGCTGGTCGACATGGAGGTCCTCGCCGCACAGGATCGCACCGGCATGGTCTACCCCGAGACCCGTGACCCGGCCGAGTACTCCGCCTACACCGAGGCCACCGGCACCAACGGCATGATCAAGAACCACGTGATCAACGAGTTGAAGACCATCGGCATCACCGAGCAGGAGGTGACCACCCGGGGTCTGCGGATCACCACCACCATCGACCCGACGGCCCAGGCCGCCACCGTCGACGCCGTGCAGACCAACCTCGCCCAGTTGCAGGACGATGCCGCCGCGGCCGCCGTCTCCGTCGAGCCGGGCACCGGCGCCGTCCGCGCCTATTACGGCGGCGAGGACGCCGCCGGCTGGGACTACGGCAACGCCGCACTCCAGACCGGCTCCACCTTCAAGATCTTCGGTCTGGCCGCCGCCCTCCAGCAGGGCATCCCGCTGACCGCGGCCTATGATTCCTCCCCCGTGACCCTGCCCGGCAACATCGTGGTGAACAACTGGGACGGCGGAAGCGCCGGCTACACCACGCTCTCCGAGGCACTGAAGAACTCCTACAACACCAGCTTCATCCGCCTCCAGGATGACCTGAACAACACCACCCAGGACACCGCGGACATGGCCCACGCCCTGGGCATCGCGGAGTCTCTGCCGGGCGTCCCGCAGACCCTCACGGAGAACGGTGCGCAGCCCTACGAGGGGATCATTCTCGGCCAGTACCAGTCTCGCCCCCTCGACATGGCCACCGCCCTGGCCACAGTGGCCAACCGCGGTGTGTGGCACCAGACCCACTTCGTCGAGCGCGTCGAGACCGGTGACGGCGAGCTGCTCTACGAGCACGAGTCCGGTGAGGGCGAGCGTCGCATCGCCGAGGTTGTCGCCGACAATCTCCTGTACGCGATGCAGCCGATCGCCGCATACTCCAACGGCAACACCCTCGCCGGCGGCCGCCCCTCCGCAGCCAAGACCGGAACCGCCCAGCTCGGTGACACCGGCCTGAACAAGGACGCCTGGATGGTGGGCACCACTCCGCAGCTGTCCACCGCCGTATGGGTCGGCACCGCCGACAACACCTCCGCGATCTTCAACGAGTGGGGTGGCAACATGTTCGGCTCGGGCTCCCCGGCCCGAATCTGGAAGGCCGCCATGGACGGTGCCCACCAGGACAAGGAGATCCGCGAGTTCACCACCCCGGCCCCCATCACCTTCGGTTCCGGGGTCCCGTCGGGTGGCAACGGCCTGCGCTACGTTCCGGCCCCTGCCCCGGCCCCCGCCCCGGCCCGGGTTCCCGCGCCGGCCCCCGCACCGGCACCGGCGCCAGCCCCGGTCCAGCCGGAGGTTGAGGAGGCCCCGCTCGTCGAGTCGCCGCCGCCCGCCGAGTCCATCCCGGCCCCGCAGGTCCCGGCACCCACCGGGGGCGAAATCGAGATCCTCCCGGGTCTGACCCTCGAACTGCCCAACTAG
- the trhO gene encoding oxygen-dependent tRNA uridine(34) hydroxylase TrhO — protein MAISKILLYYRFTPIADPQAVMLWQRDLCESLGLRGRILISEHGINGTVGGDIDACKRYIRKTRDYPGFHDMEFKWSEGGAEDFPKLSVKVRDEIVAFNAAGEIKVDEHGVMGGGVHLKPEEVNELVDARGDDVVFFDGRNALEAQIGRFRDAVVPDVETTHDFIAELESGKYDWMKDRPVVSYCTGGIRCEVLSVLMKNRGFKEVYQIDGGIVRYGEKYGNGGLWEGSLYVFDKRMHTEFGEDYKELGHCIHCGDHTNNFINCTNEDTCRKQALVCESCAAQPTTAHCGRADCAEVAARAATH, from the coding sequence GTGGCCATCAGCAAAATTCTCCTGTACTACCGTTTCACCCCCATCGCCGATCCGCAGGCGGTGATGCTCTGGCAGCGCGACCTGTGTGAATCCCTGGGTCTCAGGGGCCGGATCCTCATCTCGGAGCACGGCATCAACGGCACGGTGGGTGGTGACATCGACGCGTGCAAGCGTTATATCCGCAAGACGCGGGACTACCCGGGTTTCCACGACATGGAATTCAAGTGGTCCGAGGGCGGTGCGGAGGACTTCCCCAAACTCTCGGTGAAGGTGCGCGATGAGATCGTGGCGTTCAACGCGGCGGGTGAGATCAAGGTCGACGAGCACGGCGTCATGGGCGGCGGTGTGCACCTCAAGCCCGAGGAGGTCAACGAGCTTGTCGACGCCCGCGGCGACGACGTCGTCTTCTTCGACGGTCGCAATGCTCTGGAGGCGCAGATCGGAAGGTTCCGTGACGCGGTCGTCCCGGACGTGGAGACCACCCACGACTTCATCGCCGAGCTGGAGTCCGGCAAGTACGACTGGATGAAGGACCGTCCGGTCGTCTCCTACTGCACCGGTGGCATCCGTTGCGAGGTACTCAGCGTGCTGATGAAGAACCGGGGTTTCAAGGAGGTCTACCAGATCGACGGCGGCATCGTCCGGTACGGCGAGAAGTACGGCAACGGGGGCCTGTGGGAGGGGTCGCTCTACGTCTTCGACAAGCGGATGCACACCGAGTTCGGCGAGGACTACAAGGAACTCGGCCACTGTATCCACTGCGGTGACCACACGAACAACTTCATCAACTGCACCAATGAGGACACCTGCCGGAAGCAGGCGCTGGTGTGCGAATCATGTGCGGCGCAGCCGACGACCGCACACTGTGGTCGAGCGGACTGCGCCGAGGTGGCGGCACGGGCGGCCACGCACTAG
- a CDS encoding DUF5318 family protein has translation MPAGNVVYRNEISHRFARQELLRRWRAGEVSRDEVCDADFLLVTAATYHGVPADHPCPVCGSDDLRIVQWIHGEQLGRMSGTARSDEEIAAIVATGREMTVHIVEVCPACRWNHLLTAVTATAA, from the coding sequence GTGCCTGCCGGAAACGTCGTCTACCGCAACGAGATCTCCCACCGATTCGCCCGACAGGAACTCCTTCGTCGCTGGCGGGCCGGTGAGGTTTCCCGCGATGAGGTGTGTGACGCAGACTTCCTGCTTGTCACCGCCGCCACCTACCACGGCGTGCCCGCCGATCACCCGTGCCCCGTGTGCGGCTCCGATGACCTGCGCATCGTGCAGTGGATCCACGGGGAGCAGCTCGGCCGCATGTCCGGCACGGCGCGTAGCGACGAGGAGATCGCCGCGATCGTCGCCACGGGCAGGGAGATGACGGTCCATATCGTGGAGGTCTGTCCCGCGTGCCGGTGGAACCACCTCCTCACGGCGGTCACCGCAACAGCCGCCTGA